The following proteins come from a genomic window of Streptomyces liliiviolaceus:
- a CDS encoding adenylosuccinate synthase, which translates to MPALVLLGAQWGDEGKGKATDLLGGSVDYVVRYQGGNNAGHTVVVGDQKYALHLLPSGILSPGCTPVIGNGVVVDPSVLFSELNGLNERGVDTSKLLISGNAHIITPYNVTVDKVTERFLGKRKIGTTGRGIGPTYADKINRVGIRVQDLYDESILTQKVEAALDGKNQLLTKVFNRRAIETDQIVEELLTYAEKLRPYVADTVLVLNKALDDDKVVLFEGGQGTLLDIDHGTYPFVTSSNPTAGGACTGSGVGPTKISRVIGILKAYTTRVGAGPFPTELLDEDGEALRRIGGERGVTTGRDRRCGWFDAPIARYATRVNGLTDFFLTKLDVLTGWDEIPVCVAYEIDGKRVEELPYSQTDFHHAKPIYENLPGWSEDITKAKTFADLPKNAQAYVKALEDMSGAPISAIGVGPGRDETIEINSFLR; encoded by the coding sequence GTGCCCGCACTTGTGCTGCTCGGTGCTCAGTGGGGTGACGAAGGCAAGGGAAAGGCCACCGACCTGCTCGGTGGTTCCGTGGACTATGTGGTGCGCTACCAAGGCGGCAACAACGCCGGCCATACGGTAGTCGTGGGCGATCAGAAGTACGCCCTCCACCTCCTCCCTTCCGGAATCCTCTCGCCGGGGTGCACCCCGGTCATCGGTAACGGAGTCGTTGTCGACCCGTCGGTCCTGTTCTCCGAGCTGAACGGACTGAACGAGCGAGGCGTCGACACGTCCAAGCTCCTCATCAGCGGAAACGCGCACATCATCACGCCGTACAACGTGACGGTGGACAAGGTGACGGAACGCTTCCTCGGCAAGCGGAAGATCGGCACCACCGGCCGGGGCATCGGCCCGACCTACGCCGACAAGATCAACCGCGTCGGTATCCGCGTCCAGGACCTGTACGACGAGTCGATCCTGACGCAGAAGGTCGAGGCGGCCCTCGACGGCAAGAACCAGCTCCTCACCAAGGTCTTCAACCGCCGCGCGATCGAGACCGACCAGATCGTCGAGGAACTGCTGACCTACGCGGAGAAGCTGCGCCCGTACGTCGCCGACACCGTCCTGGTGCTCAACAAGGCGCTCGACGACGACAAGGTGGTCCTCTTCGAGGGCGGCCAGGGCACGCTGCTGGACATCGACCACGGCACGTATCCCTTCGTGACGTCGTCGAACCCCACCGCGGGCGGCGCCTGCACGGGTTCGGGTGTCGGACCGACGAAGATCAGCCGGGTCATCGGCATCCTGAAGGCGTACACGACCCGGGTCGGCGCGGGTCCGTTCCCGACCGAGCTGCTCGACGAGGACGGCGAGGCGCTGCGCCGCATCGGCGGCGAGCGCGGGGTCACCACCGGCCGCGACCGGCGCTGCGGCTGGTTCGACGCGCCGATCGCCCGGTACGCGACGCGCGTCAACGGCCTGACGGACTTCTTCCTCACCAAGCTCGACGTCCTCACCGGCTGGGACGAGATCCCGGTCTGTGTCGCGTACGAGATCGACGGCAAGCGCGTCGAGGAGCTGCCCTACTCGCAGACCGACTTCCACCACGCGAAGCCGATCTACGAGAACCTGCCCGGCTGGTCGGAGGACATCACGAAGGCCAAGACCTTCGCCGACCTCCCGAAGAACGCCCAGGCGTACGTGAAGGCGCTGGAGGACATGTCCGGCGCCCCGATCTCCGCCATCGGCGTGGGCCCGGGCCGCGACGAGACGATCGAGATCAACTCGTTCCTGCGGTAG
- a CDS encoding MarR family winged helix-turn-helix transcriptional regulator codes for MSSPPTAADTTLSHAPATAEPPAHDSELRYLLLAAQREGARQMTAQLRPFNLTPAQAEILLVLAERAPLTLAEVGRLIVCESGSPSRIVDTLTKRSLIDREPGQVDRRVVYLRLTPRGQELIPVLRGIDTRTDAMITDCLSLEEQAVMTRGLRRILGGTPSGTALAARFEYEK; via the coding sequence ATGTCCAGCCCTCCGACCGCCGCGGACACGACCTTGAGCCACGCGCCCGCCACGGCCGAGCCACCCGCGCACGACTCGGAACTGCGCTATCTCCTGCTGGCCGCGCAGCGCGAGGGGGCCCGGCAGATGACCGCACAGCTCAGGCCCTTCAACCTGACGCCGGCCCAGGCGGAGATCCTGCTGGTACTGGCCGAGCGCGCCCCGCTCACGCTCGCCGAGGTGGGCCGCCTGATCGTGTGCGAGAGCGGGAGCCCCAGCCGTATCGTCGACACCCTCACCAAGCGCAGCCTGATCGACCGCGAGCCGGGTCAGGTGGACCGCCGGGTCGTCTATCTGCGGCTGACTCCGCGGGGGCAGGAACTCATCCCCGTACTGCGCGGCATCGACACCCGGACCGACGCGATGATCACCGACTGTCTGAGCCTGGAGGAACAGGCGGTCATGACCCGCGGCCTGCGCCGGATCCTCGGCGGCACCCCCAGCGGGACGGCCCTGGCGGCCCGCTTCGAGTACGAGAAGTAG
- the ribB gene encoding 3,4-dihydroxy-2-butanone-4-phosphate synthase, whose protein sequence is MTAQILEDAPVALDAPIVLDDAAAAVAAIARGELIVVVDDEDRENEGDLIVAAEYADAAAINYMITHGRGLVCVSVTEEQAAKLSLPPMVERNEDHHGTAFTVSVDGGPEHGVTTGISAPDRARTIELMLNGTGQDLRRPGHIFPLVARPGGVLERPGHTEAAVDLARFAGLAPAGVIVEIILEDGTMARLPQLVQFARREGLVLTSIEKLREYAAARTEQVK, encoded by the coding sequence ATGACCGCGCAGATCCTTGAAGACGCTCCCGTCGCACTCGACGCCCCGATCGTTCTCGACGACGCGGCGGCGGCCGTGGCCGCCATCGCACGCGGGGAGCTCATCGTCGTGGTGGACGACGAGGACAGGGAGAACGAGGGAGACCTGATCGTGGCGGCGGAGTACGCCGACGCCGCGGCCATCAACTACATGATCACCCACGGCCGCGGTCTGGTCTGCGTCTCGGTGACCGAGGAGCAGGCCGCGAAGCTCAGCCTGCCCCCGATGGTCGAGCGCAACGAGGACCACCACGGCACCGCGTTCACCGTCAGCGTCGACGGCGGCCCGGAGCACGGCGTCACCACCGGCATATCGGCCCCCGACCGGGCCAGGACGATCGAGCTCATGCTGAACGGCACCGGCCAGGACCTGCGCCGGCCGGGCCACATCTTCCCCCTGGTCGCCCGTCCGGGCGGCGTCCTGGAGCGGCCCGGCCACACCGAGGCGGCCGTCGACCTCGCCCGGTTCGCCGGCCTCGCGCCCGCCGGCGTCATCGTGGAGATCATCCTTGAGGACGGGACGATGGCCCGCCTCCCCCAGCTCGTCCAGTTCGCCCGCCGCGAGGGCCTGGTCCTGACCAGCATCGAAAAGCTCCGGGAGTACGCCGCCGCCCGCACCGAGCAGGTGAAGTGA